Proteins encoded within one genomic window of Micromonospora halotolerans:
- the rpoB gene encoding DNA-directed RNA polymerase subunit beta yields the protein MAASRPAKTSRTSSAFAPRRVSFGRITEHLEVPNLLAIQNESFDWLVGNEAWQGRSSDDPHARSGLAEILDEISPIEDFSGTMSLSFSAPRFDEVKASIEECKEKDLTYCAPLFVTAEFTNNTTGEIKSQTVFMGDFPMMTPKGTFIINGTERVVVSQLVRSPGVYFDKQPDKTSDRDLSSVKVIPSRGAWLEFDIDKRDTVGVRIDRKRRQAVTVLLKAIGWSAEQIREKFGWSELMMTTLEKDHIAGQDEALLDIYRKLRPGEPPTRENAQTLLDNLFFNPKRYDVAKVGRYKFNKKLELDVPITTGTLTEDDIVATVEYLCRLHAGEDGYEADDIDHFGNRRLRTVGELIQNQVRVGLSRMERVVRERMTTQDVEAITPQTLINIRPVVAAIKEFFGTSQLSQFMDQTNPLAGLTHRRRLSALGPGGLSRERAGFEVRDVHPSHYGRMCPIETPEGPNIGLIGALSTFARVNPFGFIETPYRKVIDGRVTDQIDYLTADEEDRFVKAQANAPLKSDGTFAEDRVLVRRKGGETEDVAPGAVDYMDVSPRQMTSVATAMIPFLEHDDANRALMGANMQRQAVPLVKAEAPLVGTGMEYRAAVDAGDVVVAEVGGVVEDLCADYITVHQDDGHRRTYLLHKFRRSNAGSCVNQKPVVFEGDRVEAGQVIADGPCTDEGEMALGRNLLVAFMCWEGHNYEDAIILSQRLVQQDVLTSIHIEEHEVDARDTKLGPEEITRDIPNVSEEMLADLDERGIIRIGAEVVPGDILVGKVTPKGETELTPEERLLRAIFGEKAREVRDTSLKVPHGETGTVIGVRTFSREDGDELPPGVNELVRVYVAQKRKIQDGDKLAGRHGNKGVISKILPIEDMPFLEDGTPVDIVLNPLGVPSRMNIGQVLETHLGWVAKTGWSVDGDDAEWKRQLRSIEAHESEPDTNVATPVFDGAREEEISGLLESTLPNRDGKQLIGRTGKAQLFDGRSGEPLPDPIAVGYVYILKLNHLVDDKIHARSTGPYSMITQQPLGGKAQFGGQRFGEMECWAMQAYGAAYALQELLTIKSDDVLGRVKVYEAIVKGENIPEPGIPESFKVLLKELQSLCLNVEVLSSDGVALEMRETDDEVFRAAEELGIDLSRREPSSVEEV from the coding sequence TTGGCAGCTTCCCGCCCTGCGAAGACCAGTCGTACGTCGAGCGCATTCGCGCCCCGCCGAGTTTCTTTCGGTCGGATTACCGAACACCTCGAGGTCCCCAACCTCCTCGCCATCCAGAACGAGTCCTTCGACTGGCTCGTCGGCAACGAGGCTTGGCAGGGCCGGTCGTCGGACGACCCGCACGCACGCTCGGGTCTCGCGGAGATCCTCGACGAGATCAGTCCCATTGAGGACTTCTCCGGCACCATGTCGCTCTCCTTCTCGGCTCCGCGCTTCGACGAGGTCAAGGCCTCGATCGAGGAGTGCAAGGAGAAGGACCTGACCTACTGCGCCCCGCTGTTCGTGACCGCGGAGTTCACCAACAACACCACTGGCGAGATCAAGAGCCAGACGGTGTTCATGGGTGACTTCCCGATGATGACGCCGAAGGGCACCTTCATCATCAACGGCACCGAGCGCGTCGTGGTCAGCCAGCTCGTCCGCTCGCCGGGCGTCTACTTCGACAAGCAGCCGGACAAGACCTCCGACCGCGACCTCTCCAGCGTCAAGGTGATCCCGAGCCGGGGTGCCTGGCTGGAGTTCGACATCGACAAGCGCGACACGGTCGGCGTTCGCATCGACCGCAAGCGCCGGCAGGCCGTCACCGTCCTGCTCAAGGCCATCGGGTGGTCCGCGGAGCAGATCCGCGAGAAGTTCGGCTGGTCCGAGCTGATGATGACCACGCTCGAGAAGGACCACATCGCCGGCCAGGACGAGGCGCTGCTCGACATCTACCGGAAGCTCCGCCCTGGCGAGCCGCCGACCCGTGAGAACGCCCAGACCCTGCTCGACAACCTCTTCTTCAACCCGAAGCGGTACGACGTCGCCAAGGTCGGTCGTTACAAGTTCAACAAGAAGCTCGAGCTGGACGTGCCGATCACCACCGGCACGCTGACCGAGGACGACATCGTCGCCACCGTGGAGTACCTCTGCCGGCTGCACGCCGGTGAGGACGGCTACGAGGCCGACGACATCGACCACTTCGGCAACCGGCGCCTGCGCACCGTGGGCGAGCTGATCCAGAACCAGGTCCGGGTGGGTCTCTCCCGGATGGAGCGGGTCGTCCGCGAGCGGATGACCACGCAGGACGTCGAGGCGATCACGCCGCAGACCCTGATCAACATCCGCCCGGTGGTGGCGGCGATCAAGGAGTTCTTCGGCACGTCGCAGCTGTCCCAGTTCATGGACCAGACCAACCCGCTGGCGGGCCTGACCCACCGGCGCCGGCTGAGCGCGCTCGGCCCGGGTGGTCTGTCCCGGGAGCGGGCCGGCTTCGAGGTCCGCGACGTGCACCCGTCCCACTACGGCCGGATGTGCCCGATCGAGACGCCGGAAGGCCCGAACATCGGTCTGATCGGCGCGCTCTCCACCTTCGCCCGGGTCAACCCGTTCGGCTTCATCGAGACGCCGTACCGGAAGGTCATCGACGGTCGGGTCACCGACCAGATCGACTACCTGACCGCGGACGAGGAGGACCGGTTCGTCAAGGCGCAGGCCAACGCCCCGCTGAAGTCGGACGGCACGTTCGCCGAGGACCGCGTCCTGGTCCGCCGTAAGGGCGGCGAGACCGAGGATGTGGCGCCGGGGGCCGTCGACTACATGGACGTCTCGCCGCGGCAGATGACCTCGGTCGCGACCGCCATGATCCCGTTCCTCGAGCACGACGACGCCAACCGCGCGCTCATGGGCGCGAACATGCAGCGCCAGGCGGTGCCGCTGGTCAAGGCGGAGGCCCCGCTGGTCGGCACGGGCATGGAGTACCGCGCGGCCGTGGACGCCGGTGACGTCGTCGTCGCCGAGGTCGGCGGTGTGGTCGAGGACCTCTGCGCGGACTACATCACGGTCCACCAGGACGACGGCCACCGCCGGACGTACCTGCTGCACAAGTTCCGTCGTTCCAACGCCGGCTCCTGCGTCAACCAGAAGCCGGTCGTCTTCGAGGGCGACCGCGTCGAGGCCGGCCAGGTCATCGCCGACGGTCCGTGCACCGACGAGGGCGAGATGGCGCTCGGGCGCAACCTGCTCGTGGCGTTCATGTGCTGGGAGGGCCACAACTACGAGGACGCGATCATCCTGTCGCAGCGCCTCGTGCAGCAGGACGTGCTCACCTCGATCCACATCGAGGAGCACGAGGTCGACGCCCGGGACACCAAGCTCGGCCCGGAGGAGATCACCCGCGACATCCCGAACGTCAGCGAGGAAATGCTCGCCGACCTCGACGAGCGCGGCATCATCCGGATCGGCGCCGAGGTCGTCCCCGGCGACATCCTGGTCGGCAAGGTCACGCCGAAGGGCGAGACCGAGCTGACCCCCGAGGAGCGGCTGCTCCGCGCGATCTTCGGTGAGAAGGCGCGCGAGGTCCGCGACACCTCGCTGAAGGTGCCGCACGGCGAGACCGGCACGGTCATCGGTGTGCGTACCTTCTCCCGCGAGGACGGCGACGAGCTGCCCCCGGGCGTGAACGAGCTGGTCCGGGTCTACGTGGCCCAGAAGCGCAAGATCCAGGACGGTGACAAGCTCGCGGGCCGCCACGGCAACAAGGGCGTCATCTCCAAGATCCTGCCGATCGAGGACATGCCGTTCCTGGAGGACGGCACCCCGGTCGACATCGTGCTGAACCCGCTCGGTGTGCCGTCCCGGATGAACATCGGCCAGGTCCTGGAGACCCACCTCGGGTGGGTGGCCAAGACCGGCTGGAGCGTGGACGGCGACGACGCCGAGTGGAAGCGCCAGCTTCGCTCGATCGAGGCGCACGAGTCCGAGCCAGACACCAACGTGGCCACCCCGGTCTTCGACGGTGCCCGCGAGGAGGAGATCTCCGGTCTGCTCGAGTCGACCCTGCCCAACCGGGACGGCAAGCAGCTGATCGGGCGCACCGGCAAGGCGCAGCTGTTCGACGGTCGCTCCGGCGAGCCGCTGCCGGACCCGATCGCGGTCGGCTACGTCTACATCCTGAAGCTCAACCACCTGGTCGACGACAAGATCCACGCCCGGTCGACCGGCCCGTACTCGATGATCACGCAGCAGCCGCTGGGTGGTAAGGCGCAGTTCGGTGGCCAGCGCTTCGGTGAGATGGAGTGCTGGGCCATGCAGGCGTACGGCGCCGCCTACGCCCTGCAGGAGCTGCTGACCATCAAGTCCGACGACGTCCTCGGCCGGGTGAAGGTCTACGAGGCGATCGTCAAGGGCGAGAACATCCCCGAGCCGGGCATCCCGGAGTCGTTCAAGGTGCTGCTCAAGGAGCTGCAGTCGCTGTGCCTCAACGTCGAGGTGCTCTCCAGCGACGGTGTGGCCCTGGAGATGCGCGAGACCGACGACGAGGTGTTCCGGGCCGCGGAGGAGCTGGGCATCGACCTGTCCCGGCGCGAGCCGAGCTCGGTCGAAGAGGTCTGA
- a CDS encoding DNA-directed RNA polymerase subunit beta', protein MLDVNFFDELRIGLATADDIRQWSHGEVKKPETINYRTLKPEKDGLFCEKIFGPQRDWECYCGKYKRVRFKGIICERCGVEVTRSKVRRERMGHIELAAPVTHIWYFKGVPSRLGYLLDLAPKDLEKIIYFASYVVTSVDAEARHRDLSTIENEILAEKRQAENSRDSEIEKRAAKLEADLAELEAEGAKADVRRKVKEGGEREMRQIRDRAQREIDRLDEVLDTFRKLEPKQLVTDELLYRELRDRFGEYFTGSMGAEAIKALVQNMDLEAEAESLRETIRSGKGQRKIRALKRLKVVAAFQNTRNSPLGMVLDCVPVIPPDLRPMVQLDGGRFATSDLNDLYRRVINRNNRLKRLIDLGAPEIIVNNEKRMLQEAVDALFDNGRRGRPVTGPGNRPLKSLSDMLKGKQGRFRQNLLGKRVDYSGRSVIVVGPKLKLHQCGLPKQMALELFKPFVMKRLVDLNHAQNIKSAKRMVERQRPVVWDVLEEVIGEHPVLLNRAPTLHRLGIQAFEPQLVEGKAIQIHPLVCTAFNADFDGDQMAVHVPLSAEAQAEARILMLSSNNILKPADGKPVTMPTQDMVIGLYHLTHLTPGGQGEGRAFSSDAEARMAYDNGELHLQTPVKIRLRGIVGVDNGAGAEPWVAPEGWVEGEPVTVETTLGRVLFNETLPQGYRFVNYEIRKGQLSAIVNDLAERFPKVALAATLDGLKEAGFHWATWSGVTIGMEDVIAPPRKREILDKYEKEADRIDKQYQRGLMTAEERRGELIEIWTKATNEVAKEMDTALPQENPLWKMINSGARGNLLQLRQIAAIRGLVANPKGEIIPRPIKASYREGLSVLEYFISTHGARKGLADTALRTADSGYLTRRLVDVSQDVIIREEDCGTDRAIPMQIGERLDGKLVVHEHAETSVHARTLADDIKGPDGTVVAHRGQDLNSILVDAIVAAGVETVRVRSVLTCESKLGVCGACYGRSLPTGKTVDVGEAVGIIAAQSIGEPGTQLTMRTFHTGGVAGEDITQGLPRVQEIFEARVPKGKAPIADTPGRIRIEDGERSRKIVVIPDDGSDEIVYDKISKRVRLRAHDGDHVEVGEKLTEGTIDPHELLRILGPRAVQVHLTQEVQEVYRSQGVLIHDKHIEIIIRQMLKRVTVIDSGSTEFLPGVLVDRALFESENRRLVGEGGEPAAGRPVLMGITKASLATDSWLSAASFQETTRVLTDAAINSRSDSLVGLKENVIIGKLIPAGTGISKYRNVRVEPTEEAKAKVYSMTGYPETDYGFGPASGQAVPLDDFDFGSYR, encoded by the coding sequence GTGCTCGACGTCAACTTCTTCGACGAGCTGCGCATTGGCCTCGCCACCGCCGACGACATCCGTCAGTGGTCCCACGGCGAGGTCAAGAAGCCCGAGACCATCAACTACCGCACCCTGAAGCCGGAAAAGGACGGGCTCTTCTGCGAGAAGATCTTCGGTCCGCAGCGGGACTGGGAGTGCTACTGCGGTAAGTACAAGCGGGTTCGCTTCAAGGGCATCATCTGCGAGCGCTGCGGCGTCGAGGTGACCCGCTCCAAGGTCCGCCGGGAGCGGATGGGTCACATCGAGCTGGCCGCTCCGGTGACCCACATCTGGTACTTCAAGGGCGTGCCGAGCCGGCTGGGCTACCTGTTGGACCTCGCCCCGAAGGACCTCGAAAAGATCATCTACTTCGCCTCGTACGTCGTGACGAGCGTGGACGCCGAAGCGCGTCACCGTGACCTCTCGACCATCGAGAACGAGATCCTGGCCGAGAAGCGGCAGGCCGAGAACAGCCGCGACTCGGAGATCGAGAAGCGGGCCGCCAAGCTCGAGGCCGACCTGGCCGAGCTGGAGGCCGAGGGCGCGAAGGCGGACGTCCGGCGCAAGGTCAAGGAGGGCGGAGAGCGCGAGATGCGCCAGATCCGCGACCGGGCCCAGCGCGAGATCGACCGCCTCGACGAGGTCCTCGACACCTTCCGCAAGCTCGAGCCGAAGCAGCTGGTCACCGACGAGCTGCTCTACCGCGAGCTGCGCGACCGCTTCGGCGAGTACTTCACCGGCAGCATGGGCGCCGAGGCCATCAAGGCGCTGGTCCAGAACATGGACCTGGAGGCCGAGGCCGAGAGCCTGCGCGAGACCATCCGCTCCGGCAAGGGCCAGCGGAAGATCCGGGCGCTCAAGCGGCTCAAGGTCGTCGCGGCGTTCCAGAACACCCGCAACTCGCCGCTCGGCATGGTGCTGGACTGCGTCCCGGTCATCCCGCCGGACCTGCGTCCGATGGTGCAGCTGGACGGTGGCCGCTTCGCGACCTCCGACCTGAACGACCTGTACCGCCGCGTGATCAACCGGAACAACCGCCTCAAGCGGCTGATCGACCTCGGCGCGCCCGAGATCATCGTCAACAACGAGAAGCGGATGCTCCAGGAGGCCGTCGACGCGCTGTTCGACAACGGCCGTCGTGGCCGGCCGGTCACCGGTCCGGGCAACCGCCCGCTGAAGTCGCTCTCCGACATGCTCAAGGGCAAGCAGGGCCGGTTCCGCCAGAACCTGCTCGGCAAGCGCGTCGACTACTCCGGCCGTTCGGTCATCGTGGTCGGCCCGAAGCTCAAGCTGCACCAGTGCGGCCTGCCCAAGCAGATGGCGCTGGAGCTGTTCAAGCCGTTCGTGATGAAGCGGCTGGTGGACCTCAACCACGCGCAGAACATCAAGTCCGCCAAGCGGATGGTCGAGCGGCAGCGGCCGGTCGTGTGGGACGTGCTGGAAGAGGTCATCGGCGAGCACCCGGTCCTGCTGAACCGGGCGCCGACCCTGCACCGGCTGGGCATCCAGGCCTTCGAGCCGCAGCTGGTCGAGGGCAAGGCCATCCAGATCCACCCGCTGGTCTGCACCGCGTTCAACGCCGACTTCGACGGTGACCAGATGGCGGTCCACGTGCCGCTGTCCGCCGAGGCCCAGGCCGAGGCGCGGATCCTGATGCTGTCGTCGAACAACATCCTCAAGCCGGCCGACGGCAAGCCGGTCACCATGCCCACCCAGGACATGGTCATCGGCCTCTACCACCTCACCCACCTCACCCCCGGTGGGCAGGGCGAGGGTCGGGCGTTCAGCTCGGACGCCGAGGCGCGGATGGCGTACGACAACGGCGAGCTGCACCTGCAGACGCCGGTCAAGATCCGCCTGCGCGGCATCGTCGGGGTCGACAACGGCGCCGGCGCCGAGCCGTGGGTCGCGCCCGAGGGCTGGGTCGAGGGCGAGCCGGTGACGGTGGAGACCACCCTGGGCCGGGTCCTGTTCAACGAGACGCTGCCGCAGGGCTACCGCTTCGTGAACTACGAGATCCGCAAGGGCCAGCTCTCCGCGATCGTCAACGACCTCGCCGAGCGCTTCCCGAAGGTGGCCCTGGCGGCCACCCTGGACGGGCTCAAGGAGGCCGGCTTCCACTGGGCCACCTGGTCCGGCGTCACCATCGGCATGGAGGACGTCATCGCTCCGCCGCGCAAGCGGGAGATCCTGGACAAGTACGAGAAGGAAGCCGACCGGATCGACAAGCAGTACCAGCGTGGTCTGATGACCGCCGAGGAGCGTCGCGGCGAGCTCATCGAGATCTGGACCAAGGCGACCAACGAGGTCGCCAAGGAGATGGACACCGCGCTGCCGCAGGAGAACCCGCTGTGGAAGATGATCAACTCGGGTGCCCGCGGTAACCTGCTCCAGCTCCGGCAGATCGCGGCGATCCGTGGTCTGGTGGCCAACCCGAAGGGTGAGATCATCCCGCGGCCGATCAAGGCCTCGTACCGGGAGGGTCTGTCCGTGTTGGAGTACTTCATCTCCACGCACGGCGCCCGGAAGGGTCTCGCGGACACCGCCCTGCGTACCGCCGACTCGGGTTACCTGACCCGGCGTCTGGTGGACGTCTCGCAGGACGTCATCATCCGCGAGGAGGACTGCGGCACCGACCGCGCCATCCCGATGCAGATCGGCGAGCGGCTCGACGGCAAGCTGGTCGTGCACGAGCACGCCGAGACCAGCGTGCACGCGCGGACCCTGGCCGACGACATCAAGGGGCCGGACGGCACCGTGGTGGCCCACCGCGGCCAGGACCTCAACTCCATCCTGGTCGACGCGATCGTCGCGGCCGGGGTGGAGACGGTGCGGGTGCGCAGCGTGCTCACCTGCGAGTCGAAGCTGGGCGTCTGCGGTGCGTGCTACGGCCGCTCGCTGCCGACCGGCAAGACCGTGGACGTCGGCGAGGCGGTCGGCATCATCGCCGCCCAGTCGATCGGTGAGCCGGGTACGCAGCTGACGATGCGTACCTTCCACACCGGTGGTGTCGCGGGTGAGGACATCACCCAGGGTCTGCCCCGTGTCCAGGAGATCTTCGAGGCCCGGGTCCCGAAGGGTAAGGCGCCCATCGCCGACACCCCGGGTCGGATCCGGATCGAGGACGGCGAGCGGTCCCGCAAGATCGTGGTCATCCCGGACGACGGCAGCGACGAGATCGTCTACGACAAGATCTCGAAGCGGGTCCGGCTCCGGGCGCACGACGGCGACCACGTCGAGGTCGGCGAGAAGCTCACCGAGGGCACCATCGACCCGCACGAGCTGCTGCGCATCCTCGGCCCGCGCGCGGTCCAGGTCCACCTGACCCAGGAGGTCCAGGAGGTCTACCGCTCGCAGGGTGTGCTCATCCACGACAAGCACATCGAGATCATCATCCGCCAGATGCTCAAGCGGGTGACGGTCATCGACTCCGGCTCGACCGAGTTCCTGCCGGGCGTGCTGGTCGACCGGGCGCTGTTCGAGTCGGAGAACCGCCGGCTCGTCGGCGAGGGTGGCGAGCCCGCCGCCGGTCGCCCGGTGCTGATGGGTATCACCAAGGCCTCGCTGGCCACGGACTCCTGGCTCTCGGCGGCCTCCTTCCAGGAGACCACCCGGGTGCTGACCGACGCGGCGATCAACTCGCGCAGCGACTCGCTGGTCGGCCTCAAGGAGAACGTGATCATCGGCAAGCTCATCCCGGCCGGTACGGGCATCAGCAAGTACCGCAACGTCCGGGTCGAGCCGACCGAGGAGGCGAAGGCCAAGGTCTACTCGATGACCGGCTACCCGGAGACCGACTACGGCTTCGGGCCGGCCAGCGGCCAGGCGGTGCCGCTGGACGACTTCGACTTCGGGTCGTACCGCTAA
- the rpsL gene encoding 30S ribosomal protein S12, translating to MPTIQQLVRKGRQAKTTKTKTPALKGSPQRRGVCTRVYTTTPKKPNSALRKVARVKLSSQIEVTAYIPGVGHNLQEHSIVLVRGGRVKDLPGVRYKIVRGSLDTQGVRNRKQARSRYGAKKEKS from the coding sequence GTGCCCACCATTCAGCAGCTGGTCCGAAAGGGCCGTCAGGCCAAGACGACCAAGACCAAGACCCCGGCGCTCAAGGGGTCTCCCCAGCGGCGCGGCGTGTGCACCCGCGTGTACACCACCACCCCCAAGAAGCCGAACTCGGCGCTGCGCAAGGTCGCTCGTGTCAAGCTCAGCAGCCAGATCGAGGTGACCGCCTACATCCCGGGCGTCGGCCACAACCTGCAGGAGCACTCGATCGTGCTCGTCCGCGGCGGTCGTGTGAAGGACCTCCCCGGCGTGCGGTACAAGATCGTTCGCGGCTCGCTGGACACCCAGGGTGTCCGCAACCGCAAGCAGGCTCGCAGCCGTTACGGCGCGAAGAAGGAGAAGAGCTGA
- the rpsG gene encoding 30S ribosomal protein S7, producing the protein MPRKGPAPRKPLVADPVYNSPLVTQLVNKILMRGKRQLAERIVYAALEGCREKSGTDPVVTLKRAMDNVKPTLEVRSRRVGGATYQVPVEVRPARATTLGLRWLVTYSKARREKTMVERLMNELLDASNGLGAAVKRREDTHKMAESNKAFAHYRW; encoded by the coding sequence ATGCCGCGTAAGGGACCCGCTCCGCGGAAGCCGCTGGTCGCTGACCCGGTGTACAACTCGCCGCTGGTCACCCAGCTGGTGAACAAGATCCTGATGCGCGGCAAGCGTCAGCTCGCCGAGCGCATCGTCTACGCCGCCCTGGAGGGGTGCCGCGAGAAGAGCGGCACCGACCCGGTCGTCACGCTCAAGCGCGCGATGGACAACGTCAAGCCCACCCTGGAGGTGCGCAGCCGCCGGGTCGGTGGCGCCACCTACCAGGTGCCGGTCGAGGTCCGTCCGGCCCGCGCGACCACCCTCGGCCTGCGCTGGCTGGTGACGTACTCCAAGGCCCGCCGCGAGAAGACCATGGTCGAGCGGCTGATGAACGAGCTGCTGGACGCGAGCAACGGCCTCGGTGCCGCCGTCAAGCGGCGCGAGGACACGCACAAGATGGCCGAGTCCAACAAGGCCTTCGCGCACTACCGCTGGTAA